The proteins below are encoded in one region of Aquisphaera giovannonii:
- a CDS encoding alpha/beta hydrolase fold domain-containing protein → MKPKQRRPVAELSVLALLLSSSLATAGADEPGFAPIFNGKDLSGWRQGDADLAGKAASADGRFAVRDGVLVISGSNDRPPRMAEIDTAEDYDGDFTLRLEFRASRDANSGLHLRDKAFPHQLQIRDYPRVGPYKALRNYNDGGWNAIEVAVAGDKARCTCNGEVLESALAIPEKGPLSLQSEINVVEYRNIRVRREDRPFEVRRDIPYASPAQERQVLDVYSPKGAKGRPVVFWIHGGGWVVGDKSDVQAKPRAFTEKGFVFVSTNYRLLPKVDMGTIVRDVAAAIRWVHDHIAEHGGDPRRLLVMGHSAGAQLAALVSIDDRYLKEQGLSLDIIKGCVPVDGDTYDVPAIIETAETRCRAHGFPLPTNGHRQKFGNDPEKHRDLSAVTHVAAGKGIPPFLIMHVAGHPDTTAQAQRLAAVLKGANVPVRVYGAPESTHSKLNDDIGVPGDPGTKALFEFVDGALKR, encoded by the coding sequence ATGAAACCGAAGCAGCGACGCCCGGTGGCCGAGTTGAGCGTGCTCGCCCTCCTCCTCTCGTCGTCCCTCGCCACGGCCGGCGCCGACGAGCCGGGATTTGCGCCCATCTTCAACGGCAAGGACCTGTCCGGCTGGCGGCAGGGCGACGCCGACCTGGCCGGCAAGGCCGCCTCCGCCGACGGACGGTTCGCCGTCAGGGACGGGGTGCTGGTGATCTCCGGGTCGAACGACAGGCCGCCCCGGATGGCCGAGATCGACACGGCCGAGGACTACGACGGCGACTTCACCCTCCGCCTGGAGTTCCGCGCCTCGAGGGACGCGAACAGCGGCCTGCACCTGAGGGACAAGGCCTTCCCGCACCAGCTCCAGATCCGCGACTACCCGCGGGTCGGCCCGTACAAGGCCCTCCGCAACTACAACGACGGCGGCTGGAACGCGATCGAGGTGGCCGTCGCCGGCGACAAGGCGCGGTGCACCTGCAACGGCGAGGTCCTCGAGTCCGCGCTCGCCATCCCCGAGAAGGGCCCGCTCTCCCTCCAGTCCGAGATCAACGTGGTCGAGTATCGGAACATCCGGGTGAGGCGCGAGGATCGGCCTTTCGAGGTCCGTCGCGACATCCCGTATGCCTCCCCGGCGCAGGAGCGTCAGGTCCTGGACGTCTACTCGCCGAAGGGGGCGAAGGGCCGGCCGGTCGTCTTCTGGATCCACGGCGGCGGCTGGGTGGTGGGCGACAAGTCGGACGTCCAGGCCAAGCCGCGGGCGTTCACCGAGAAGGGCTTCGTCTTCGTCTCCACCAACTACCGGCTCCTGCCGAAGGTGGACATGGGGACCATCGTCCGCGACGTCGCCGCGGCCATCCGCTGGGTCCACGACCACATCGCCGAGCACGGGGGCGACCCGCGGCGGCTCCTCGTCATGGGCCATTCCGCCGGAGCGCAGCTCGCCGCGCTGGTCTCGATCGACGACCGCTACCTGAAGGAGCAGGGGCTGTCGCTGGACATCATCAAGGGTTGCGTGCCCGTGGATGGCGACACCTACGACGTCCCCGCGATCATCGAGACCGCGGAGACGCGGTGTCGCGCGCACGGATTTCCCCTGCCGACGAATGGCCACCGGCAGAAGTTCGGCAACGACCCGGAGAAGCACCGCGACCTCTCCGCCGTGACCCACGTCGCCGCGGGCAAGGGCATCCCGCCGTTCCTGATCATGCACGTCGCCGGCCATCCCGACACGACCGCCCAGGCCCAACGCCTGGCCGCGGTGCTGAAGGGCGCCAACGTCCCGGTGCGCGTCTACGGCGCCCCGGAGTCCACCCACAGCAAGCTCAACGACGACATCGGCGTGCCCGGCGATCCCGGCACGAAGGCGCTGTTCGAGTTCGTGGACGGGGCGCTGAAGAGGTGA
- a CDS encoding alpha/beta fold hydrolase: MKLLPHRVATPLLSLLVALSWSPPVARGDDGYTPFEGEKTAWHGGFDRYDFVMDEGSLTIAPSRRPEGEGFGVKAADGRGRRCVVVVPKAPAPGNPWSWRGEYWDHEPQAEVELLRRGFHVAYIAADPGKHWDAWYDHLTRRHGLSRKPAFVGMSKGGVNAYDWAAAHPDRVSCIYADNPAIRPEAFAKLADLARHDVALVNVCGSQDFLLERHTLAIEARYHELGGRITVMIKDGPAHHPHSLQDPRPVVDLVAEYARPSSPADRPSFAGDGFAKSHYYAPDGTYVRLEREDTYATCRGPGFVECYDRYDDRTKGPWGLGGMAVIVPKAAAPGKPWVFRAAAIGPDAAVDRALLRAGFHIVIPPLLAQAGPIREQWDELYRTLVARGFSPKPVLEGAGTSAGEAYAWAVANPDKVACVYGENPALRSLMMKGSILDHLEPLAKAGVPLIHACGSLDPWLDSQTRVAERRYGELGGRMTVIVDEGKGHHPTAPRDPKAVVDLILARVDERNRQASESPSHGH, from the coding sequence ATGAAGCTCCTCCCGCATCGCGTCGCCACGCCCCTGCTGTCGCTCCTCGTCGCGCTCTCGTGGTCCCCGCCGGTCGCCCGGGGCGACGACGGCTACACCCCCTTCGAGGGGGAGAAGACAGCCTGGCACGGCGGGTTCGACCGCTACGACTTCGTGATGGACGAGGGCAGCCTGACGATCGCCCCGTCCCGGCGGCCCGAGGGCGAGGGATTCGGGGTCAAGGCGGCGGACGGGCGCGGGCGACGTTGCGTCGTGGTCGTCCCGAAGGCCCCGGCGCCGGGGAACCCGTGGTCGTGGCGGGGCGAGTACTGGGACCACGAGCCCCAGGCCGAGGTCGAGCTGCTCCGGCGCGGCTTCCACGTCGCCTACATCGCGGCCGACCCCGGCAAGCACTGGGACGCCTGGTACGACCATCTCACGCGCAGGCACGGCCTGTCGAGGAAGCCGGCGTTCGTCGGCATGAGCAAGGGGGGCGTCAACGCCTACGACTGGGCCGCCGCCCATCCCGACCGGGTCTCGTGCATCTACGCCGACAACCCCGCGATCCGGCCGGAGGCCTTCGCGAAGCTCGCCGACCTGGCCCGCCATGACGTCGCCCTCGTGAACGTCTGCGGCAGCCAGGACTTCCTCCTGGAGCGCCACACGCTGGCCATCGAGGCCCGCTACCACGAGCTCGGCGGGCGGATCACCGTGATGATCAAGGACGGCCCGGCGCACCACCCGCACAGCCTGCAGGACCCGCGGCCGGTCGTCGACCTCGTCGCCGAGTACGCGAGGCCGTCCTCCCCCGCCGATCGGCCGAGCTTCGCCGGGGACGGCTTCGCGAAGTCGCATTACTACGCGCCCGACGGCACGTACGTCCGCCTGGAGCGGGAGGACACCTACGCCACCTGCCGCGGCCCCGGATTCGTCGAGTGCTACGACCGCTACGACGACCGCACGAAGGGCCCCTGGGGGCTGGGCGGGATGGCGGTGATCGTCCCGAAGGCCGCCGCGCCCGGCAAGCCCTGGGTGTTCCGGGCCGCCGCGATCGGCCCGGATGCCGCGGTGGACCGGGCCCTGCTGCGGGCGGGATTCCACATCGTCATCCCCCCCCTGCTCGCCCAGGCCGGCCCGATCCGCGAGCAGTGGGACGAGCTCTATCGGACGCTCGTCGCCCGGGGATTCTCGCCGAAGCCGGTCCTGGAAGGCGCGGGGACGTCGGCCGGCGAGGCCTACGCCTGGGCCGTCGCCAACCCGGACAAGGTCGCGTGCGTCTACGGCGAGAACCCGGCGTTGCGCAGCCTCATGATGAAAGGATCAATCCTCGATCACCTGGAGCCGCTCGCGAAGGCGGGCGTGCCGCTGATCCACGCCTGCGGCAGCCTCGACCCCTGGCTCGATTCGCAGACCCGCGTCGCCGAGAGGCGCTACGGCGAGCTGGGCGGGCGGATGACCGTGATCGTGGACGAGGGCAAGGGCCACCATCCGACGGCCCCGAGGGATCCGAAGGCGGTCGTTGATCTCATCCTCGCCCGCGTGGACGAGCGGAATCGGCAGGCCAGCGAGAGTCCGAGCCACGGGCACTGA
- a CDS encoding PEP-CTERM sorting domain-containing protein gives MNVRESISFVRSFAIAALILAGRAGQAVAGSVVEYDTTGAAGNEPSLAATYTAAGLTALDLTRGAGLSPSPASNNFSAGGWDDLSADDYFQLGFTVHAGYAATVDQLFVATRSSGTGPGFVEVAASVDGGAFAKVATVTQNGTFYSDSILDLNVTVASSLVVRFFVDPTNAASANGGTIGSGGTLRIGDYYDGAYSPLRLTGTTTLTAVPEPASAAMLAVGIAGVVLGRRRRASR, from the coding sequence ATGAACGTACGCGAGAGCATCTCATTCGTCCGGTCCTTCGCCATTGCGGCCCTGATCCTCGCCGGTCGGGCCGGGCAGGCCGTCGCGGGGTCCGTCGTGGAGTACGACACGACCGGCGCGGCGGGCAATGAGCCCAGCCTGGCGGCGACCTACACGGCCGCCGGCCTGACGGCCCTGGACCTGACCCGGGGCGCCGGCCTGTCGCCGAGCCCGGCGAGCAACAACTTCTCCGCCGGCGGCTGGGACGACCTGTCGGCCGACGACTATTTCCAGCTCGGCTTCACGGTCCACGCCGGCTACGCGGCGACGGTGGACCAGCTCTTCGTCGCGACGAGGTCCTCGGGCACCGGCCCGGGGTTCGTCGAGGTCGCCGCCTCGGTGGACGGCGGCGCCTTCGCGAAGGTCGCGACGGTCACCCAGAACGGGACGTTCTACTCGGACTCCATCCTGGACCTGAACGTGACGGTGGCCTCCAGCCTGGTCGTCCGCTTCTTCGTCGACCCGACGAACGCGGCGTCGGCCAACGGCGGGACGATCGGGAGCGGGGGGACGCTCCGCATCGGCGACTACTACGACGGCGCGTATTCTCCCCTCCGGCTGACCGGCACGACGACCCTGACGGCCGTCCCCGAGCCGGCCTCCGCGGCGATGCTGGCCGTGGGCATCGCGGGCGTCGTCCTCGGCCGTCGCCGCCGCGCCTCCCGCTGA
- the trhA gene encoding PAQR family membrane homeostasis protein TrhA, protein MGFLHFREPVNAWSHGIWMLLALPGLVLLWRRGRGSAAMRATLLIYGLTLVFCSGVSMLFHGVRDAPATILALDRLDHIGIFLLIAGTYTPIAWALLRRRWRLAMLATVWACAAAGIAMHLTWPVVPRGLSTGLYLGMGWLAIVCYLEVARRVSQRALLPLVIGGILYSLGALFNLLHFPVIWPGVFQSHELFHVLVVAASVCHFYFIITVAGVAALEMEREPRAQATDPAARRANRPEKSQA, encoded by the coding sequence ATGGGGTTCTTGCACTTCCGGGAGCCGGTCAACGCCTGGAGCCACGGGATCTGGATGCTGCTCGCCCTGCCGGGCCTGGTGCTGCTCTGGCGGCGCGGGCGGGGCAGCGCGGCGATGCGCGCGACGCTGCTGATCTACGGCCTCACCCTGGTCTTCTGCTCCGGGGTGAGCATGCTCTTCCACGGGGTCCGCGACGCCCCCGCCACGATCCTCGCCCTGGACCGGCTGGACCACATCGGGATCTTCCTGCTGATCGCCGGCACCTACACGCCGATCGCCTGGGCCCTGCTCCGGCGGAGGTGGCGGCTCGCGATGCTCGCGACCGTCTGGGCGTGCGCCGCGGCGGGGATCGCCATGCACCTGACGTGGCCGGTCGTGCCCCGCGGCCTCTCCACGGGCCTCTACCTGGGCATGGGCTGGCTCGCCATCGTCTGCTACCTGGAGGTCGCCCGCCGGGTCTCGCAGCGGGCCCTGCTGCCGCTCGTGATCGGCGGGATCCTGTACAGCCTCGGGGCGCTGTTCAACCTGCTCCACTTCCCCGTGATCTGGCCGGGCGTCTTCCAGTCGCACGAGCTCTTCCACGTCCTCGTCGTCGCGGCGAGCGTCTGCCACTTCTACTTCATCATCACGGTGGCCGGCGTCGCGGCCCTGGAGATGGAACGCGAGCCGCGGGCCCAGGCGACCGACCCCGCGGCGAGGCGGGCGAATCGTCCCGAAAAGTCCCAGGCGTGA
- a CDS encoding twin-arginine translocation signal domain-containing protein, translating to MDRRDFLKAAAITGAAASAPSEPAEAAAPDAPRPAPIPGPAPAVLAAYTEDDHRRRLRNVGLCNRKIRKCLRRHLIADYLPGQCVYNLGEYPSRTPWEPSEYDERELDRLKEHGIRLIHVMDEWNDRYGLFGRNKLTAVNPDGFRRFVDMVHARGIKVLAYASSGYFVGSDPDYRKAWSRPGDAFGGWWDLTRCSPASPGWRAYFLPRMLKILDDYGVDGLYNDWGYVPNADRKIQAPAPDAVEAFEETPQIDGAEADLLHLIYAEVKRRGGIYKMHADFSNRPLTGGLKVYDYLWVGEGVDSTDGLRRAVKGHEPYVVPCIHGSIAKVEGPDEHFLHAIPYMQFPLLQGGRPLTGERGVIPIPRLPGVKENGFYAEAWKYHQAHPDGPYIYGGWDPIPPDPESRPLHGRWLKKYL from the coding sequence ATGGACCGCCGAGACTTCCTCAAGGCCGCCGCGATCACCGGCGCCGCGGCCTCCGCCCCCTCGGAGCCGGCCGAGGCCGCCGCGCCGGACGCCCCCCGACCCGCACCGATCCCGGGGCCGGCCCCCGCGGTCCTCGCCGCCTACACGGAGGACGACCACCGCCGCCGGCTGCGGAACGTCGGGCTCTGCAACCGGAAGATCCGGAAGTGCCTGCGTCGGCACCTGATCGCGGACTACCTGCCCGGCCAGTGCGTCTACAACCTGGGCGAGTATCCCAGCCGCACGCCGTGGGAGCCCTCGGAGTACGATGAGCGGGAGCTGGACCGGCTGAAGGAGCACGGGATCCGGCTGATCCACGTGATGGACGAGTGGAACGACCGCTACGGGCTGTTCGGCCGCAACAAGCTCACCGCGGTCAACCCGGACGGCTTCCGGCGGTTCGTGGACATGGTCCATGCGCGCGGGATCAAGGTCCTCGCCTACGCCTCCAGCGGCTACTTCGTCGGCAGCGACCCGGACTATCGCAAGGCGTGGTCCCGCCCCGGCGACGCCTTCGGCGGCTGGTGGGACCTGACCCGCTGCTCGCCGGCGAGCCCCGGCTGGCGGGCGTACTTCCTGCCCCGGATGCTGAAGATCCTCGACGACTACGGCGTGGACGGCCTCTACAACGACTGGGGCTACGTCCCCAACGCCGACCGGAAGATCCAGGCCCCCGCGCCCGACGCGGTGGAGGCCTTCGAGGAGACGCCGCAGATCGACGGCGCGGAGGCGGACCTCCTGCACCTGATCTACGCCGAGGTCAAGCGGCGGGGCGGCATCTACAAGATGCACGCCGACTTCTCGAACCGGCCCCTGACCGGCGGCCTGAAGGTCTACGACTACCTCTGGGTCGGCGAGGGGGTGGACAGCACCGACGGCCTCCGCCGGGCGGTGAAGGGCCACGAACCGTACGTCGTCCCCTGCATCCACGGCTCGATCGCGAAGGTCGAGGGCCCGGACGAGCACTTCCTGCACGCGATCCCCTACATGCAGTTCCCCCTCCTCCAGGGCGGCCGGCCGCTCACCGGCGAGCGCGGCGTCATCCCCATCCCCCGGCTGCCGGGCGTGAAGGAGAACGGCTTCTACGCGGAGGCCTGGAAGTACCACCAGGCCCATCCCGACGGCCCGTACATCTACGGCGGCTGGGACCCGATCCCGCCGGATCCCGAGTCGCGTCCGCTCCACGGGCGCTGGCTGAAGAAGTACCTGTAG
- a CDS encoding DUF4058 family protein: MPSPFPGMNPYLEQDDLWHDFHLAFLPAMRERLVRQVAPRYIVLLHEHLYVRDLPDEPRRLLGRADVSLAEAPGAEGGAAAGAVAAPARVELLAEDVERSPFLEIRDRRSRDLIAVVELLSPSNKRPGPDREQYLAKRRGVLASPAHFVEIDLLRGGRPMPLVARPPCCYSVLVSRAEQRPHADFWPIGLRERLPEIAVPLHPPDGDARVDLQEILDQVYDGAGYEHFLYDGAPSPALAPDDAAWARTKLPTRKGS, encoded by the coding sequence ATGCCGTCGCCGTTCCCGGGCATGAACCCGTACCTGGAGCAGGATGACCTCTGGCATGACTTCCACCTGGCCTTCCTGCCGGCGATGCGCGAGCGGCTGGTCCGGCAGGTGGCACCGCGGTACATCGTCCTGCTGCACGAGCACCTCTACGTGCGAGACCTGCCCGATGAGCCGCGACGGCTCCTGGGACGGGCGGACGTCTCTCTCGCGGAAGCCCCCGGGGCCGAAGGGGGGGCGGCCGCGGGCGCGGTGGCGGCCCCGGCGCGGGTGGAGCTGCTGGCAGAGGACGTCGAGCGATCCCCCTTCCTGGAGATCCGCGATCGCCGGAGCCGGGACCTGATCGCGGTGGTCGAGCTCCTGAGCCCCTCCAACAAGCGGCCCGGCCCCGACCGGGAACAGTACCTGGCGAAACGCAGGGGAGTGCTGGCGAGCCCGGCGCACTTCGTCGAGATCGACCTTCTGCGGGGAGGGCGGCCGATGCCGCTCGTCGCCCGGCCGCCGTGCTGCTACTCGGTCCTGGTCAGCCGCGCCGAGCAACGGCCCCATGCCGACTTCTGGCCGATCGGCCTCCGCGAACGCCTCCCCGAGATCGCCGTGCCCCTCCACCCCCCGGACGGCGACGCCCGCGTCGACCTCCAGGAGATTCTCGACCAGGTCTACGACGGCGCCGGCTACGAGCATTTCCTCTACGACGGCGCGCCATCCCCGGCCCTCGCGCCGGACGATGCCGCATGGGCGCGGACGAAACTTCCGACTCGGAAGGGATCGTAA
- a CDS encoding L-serine ammonia-lyase, translated as MDFISTFDMFKIGLGPSSSHTMGPWAAARRFLKAMRKEGTLDRVARVRVDLYGSLAKTGRGHGTDLAVILGLCDWDPTTCDPGAVHEEVTRVRAGRTLPLAGSRPIPFDREDVAFHMDVTLPFHPNALTFAATLEDGSARSETYYSIGGGFVVQEGEDAAARAVAPGVPFPVETAADLLRACREGGLTIPEVVLRDELAIRDEEAVRRGLARIWSAMRGSAFRGAYAEGILPGGLEVVRRAPRLNRSLLGDRAEAASRSPEAWVEAVRASAGGFEATLKWVSCFALAVNEENAAFGRVVTAPTNGAAGVIPAVLLYRACFHEGGGEAVEPFLLTAGAVGAVFKKRATISAALGGCQAEIGVSSAMAAAGLAQTLGGTAEQALMAAEIAMEHHLGLTCDPVGGLVQVPCIERNTMGAVKAITAAQLALEGDPARAKVSLDAVIRSMWETALDMSAKYKETSEGGLAVQIPVNVVEC; from the coding sequence ATGGACTTCATCAGCACGTTCGACATGTTCAAGATTGGCCTGGGGCCGTCCAGCTCGCACACGATGGGGCCGTGGGCGGCGGCGCGGCGGTTTCTCAAGGCGATGCGGAAGGAGGGGACGCTCGACCGGGTGGCACGGGTGCGCGTGGACCTGTACGGCTCGCTGGCGAAGACGGGCCGGGGGCACGGGACGGACCTCGCCGTGATCCTCGGGCTCTGCGACTGGGACCCGACGACGTGCGACCCGGGGGCGGTCCACGAGGAGGTGACGCGGGTGCGGGCCGGGCGGACCCTGCCGCTGGCGGGCTCGCGGCCGATCCCGTTCGATCGGGAGGACGTCGCGTTCCACATGGACGTGACGCTGCCGTTCCATCCCAACGCGCTGACGTTCGCGGCGACGCTCGAAGACGGCTCGGCCCGCTCCGAGACCTACTACTCGATCGGCGGCGGGTTCGTCGTGCAGGAGGGGGAGGACGCGGCGGCCCGGGCCGTGGCGCCCGGCGTGCCGTTCCCCGTCGAGACCGCGGCCGACCTGCTGCGGGCGTGCCGGGAAGGGGGGCTGACGATCCCCGAGGTCGTCCTCCGGGACGAGCTCGCGATCCGCGACGAGGAGGCGGTCCGCCGGGGCCTGGCGCGGATCTGGTCGGCGATGCGGGGCTCGGCGTTTCGAGGGGCGTACGCGGAGGGGATCCTGCCCGGCGGCCTGGAGGTCGTCCGCCGGGCGCCCCGGCTGAACCGCTCGCTGCTCGGCGATCGGGCGGAGGCGGCGTCGAGGAGTCCGGAGGCGTGGGTCGAGGCGGTGCGGGCGTCGGCCGGGGGGTTCGAGGCGACGCTCAAGTGGGTCTCCTGCTTCGCCCTGGCGGTCAACGAGGAGAACGCCGCGTTCGGCCGCGTGGTCACCGCCCCGACCAACGGCGCCGCGGGGGTGATCCCGGCCGTGCTCCTCTATCGGGCCTGCTTCCACGAGGGGGGCGGCGAGGCCGTCGAGCCGTTCCTGCTGACCGCCGGCGCGGTCGGCGCCGTGTTCAAGAAGCGGGCGACGATCTCCGCGGCGCTGGGGGGCTGCCAGGCGGAGATCGGGGTCTCCAGCGCCATGGCCGCGGCGGGCCTGGCCCAGACCCTGGGCGGGACCGCCGAGCAGGCCCTCATGGCGGCCGAGATCGCCATGGAGCACCACCTGGGCCTGACCTGCGACCCGGTCGGCGGCCTGGTGCAGGTCCCCTGCATCGAGCGCAACACCATGGGCGCCGTGAAGGCGATCACCGCCGCCCAGCTCGCCCTGGAAGGCGACCCGGCCCGCGCCAAGGTCAGCCTGGACGCCGTCATCCGCTCCATGTGGGAGACCGCCCTGGACATGAGCGCCAAGTACAAGGAGACGTCCGAGGGGGGCCTGGCGGTGCAGATCCCGGTGAATGTGGTCGAGTGCTGA